ctcatctcccatcAAGGGCCTCGATGGAACTCCGGGAACCAGTCGCAAGCGACGCACCAGTAGCAACCTGGTCCGCGGCACCCCAAAGCCCGGGGTCAGTGTTTTGACCCCCGCCAAGAAGCAGGGCGGCCATCGGCCTGTTTGGGACAGTGATGACGATTTCGAAAACGAAGACTTCGGCCCGAGCCCTCCAAAGACTATGCAATTTCACATTCCCCAGAGCCGGCTGATGAAGACGCCCGGTAGGTCCTGATTTCTGATGCCTTCTCTCTGGACGAGAATATTCCGGTCACCTTTAGCTTGAGTTTAACTAACTGTCGCCTGAAGCCAAGGAAGCATCAAAGCGGATCGTGACCGATTTGCTAGCCACTGCAGGAGCAGGCGACCTCacagaagactttgacgATAGCCCGGGCGTGGTCAAGCGAACAGAGTACCTCGAGGATGATACTTTCTAGAACCATAAAGCCGACTGATCAACCAAACAAAACAAATGAGCCGAGGCTCTTCTGTCTGGGTGGATCATTCTTGGCTTGACCAGCAATTTCAGAATGGTCTTTTCAACTTTGCCGATGGGGTATGGTAAGATTTGCTCTCATGACAGGTAGATAAAAGGCATGTATGCCACGATAGTATCGCAAATGTTGGGAGTTGGCTCCCTTAAAGCGGTCTGAGCACCGATGACCCTGGTCCTCGTTAGGCTTCCATCGATCGCCTGCTAGATTCCGTTTGCCCCCTCAACCGTCTCCCggggttgttgttgttgttgacgCAACATATCCGCCTTCTTTGTTCGAAGTCTCATGCAAGGAAAGCTTGGCGGGAAGCTGTTCAAGCCGGCGTGTTTCCCATGATCAAGGTCAGCTACATATCTTCAATCCAGCGTTGGTCATCGAGATTAGCAATCTGCTGACACCCTGGTAGATGAAGGTACCCACACAGCTCAAGGGCAAGTTCGCGATCTTCCAGGGAACTCGCAACATCACGCCATTGCCGACTCTAATCATCGGGGCTGGTTTGGGTGGCATCTGCCTCGCTCATGCGCTCAAGAAGAGGAACATTCCTTTTAAACTGTTTGAGAGGGACGAGAAGGGCCTCGCTCGTGACCAGGGGTACAGGCTTCGAATCACTCAGCATGGTATAGACGCATTGAAGGAATCGCTAGCCCCCGACCTGTTTACTCTTTTTGAGCGAACCTGCGCCGGTGCGCCCACAATTGGGGTTCGCGTCAAGCCAGATGGATCTCCCATACCTGCTCCATCGGGCTTCGGCCCACCCGCCCGCGCTCAGGCTCAAGCTTACACTGTCGATCGATCGGTCTTTCGAGAGGCACTCCTCCGTGAGCTGGAGGGAGACGTCTTCTTCGGGAAGTCCTTTGAAAGGTATTCCCTGCATGATGATCGAGTGACAGCGACTTTTGCGGACGGAACTTGCGAAGATGGCCATCTATTGATTGGTGCGGATGGAGTTCGATCTCGGGTTCGCAAGCAGCGGCTTCCTGCGTTTGAAGGCTTAGACACCGGCATGCGAATTATCTATGGGAAGACGCCTATGACTCCAGAGTTTACTAAGAGGCTTGCGGAGGAGTACCGACAGGGAATGAGTCTCGCCCTTGATCCGCAAGACCCGTCTCAACTGTGCGTCTTGTTTGAGTCCATCTACTTTCCTCGTGCGGGTGAAGTCGCCAGTTTCAAGCTGCCTGATCCCTACATGTACTGGGTTCTCTGCATCGAGCGATCACGTCTGGGCGGGGTTGGACGTAATGGGTGGCACGCCACTCCCCAGGACTCGATGGCCGTGTCACTTAAGCTCACGCAGTTCTGGAATTCCTCTCTCCGGGTCATCTTTGAGATGCAGGATCCGACTCAATCTGCGATGAGAACAATCCTGTCTGCTCCGCCTGAGATCAAGCCTTGGGAACCTTCTCGTCGAGTCACTCTGCTCGGCGATGCTATTCACGTTATGCCCCCGACCGGGGCTATGGGTGCAAACACTGCCTTGCGGGACGCGGCTGATCTCGCGCGACGCATTGCCCACGTGGGCGGGCTTGGGGGAGTCGATGGGGCCCTCATTGGAAATTACGAGGCGAGCCTGCGTGAGTTTGCGAAGTCGGCCATCGAGCTGAGCTTTGAAGGCGGTAGGAAAAGCTTCGGACTGGGTCCTGTTGAGCAGTGCAAGAAGATTTTACTTTGATACTGGATAGAGCCTCATGGACGATGTTAAGATTGGCTGGTTGAACCTCGAGCCTGTGGTTGCTGGGCTACTTGAAAGATGACTCTCCGTTTTTCTTCATCCGTCTGGCCCAAGTGGACGTTGAGTTTGTGGTGTTTTTTGTGGGGCGTTTCCCTTGAAGCTTGGTTCGCTCGCTTTCGTGGCAAGGTATTGGGACTGGTTCATAGAGATGCGGTCGCGCTACAAACACGTATGTATATTGGCGTGCACCTATGTCCTCGAGCAAGGTGTTTCCGATAAGCCTGGAGAAGGGGCCCTTTCGGTATTCGACAGTCCTGGATTCCCTTTCTAGCATATACGTCGGGGAATGAAATATCATAACAAAAATACAGCGGCCGTGTTCAACCTGGAAGGAAAGATTGCATGGGAGCAAGCCATGATGCAGGTGAAAATGAGGACGCCCGGGCGATGGACATACATGCGAGTCATATGTAGACTGGAGTCCTAGATGTCCACCTGTGGACAGGGTCACGAGTGAATCTTAGCTAGGTAGGTGTCTAGGTGCCTACCCTGGTAGGAGGTAGCACTCCTTATTTAAATGGTTGACAGATTTTGAGGCGTGGATTCTCATACTTGACATGGGAAGTTTGCCCGCACCTTTCGAGCCAGCCTCAAATCTGATTCTCCCTTGACTGCGTGAGCTAGGTTGCGTTCACTTTCTCTCTAGCGATCTTGTCTCGATACAGGAGCCACGCACGGTCGGTACCTACTTAGGCAGTCCAGTGATTCGGTGCTGGAAATGTACCACTGCAGCACACACGCTGTATGGGTGCACACCTACCCATGGATGGCGCTGTCAGGTAATACCTAGGACTGGAATTAGGTAGCTGGTGCCAGGTAGGTAAGTGAAAGAGCCCGCTTAAGCGAAAGCTGGAGGTATATATTTGCATCCGTGGTCGGGCAGTTAAACACCCGGAGTGAACCTGTCACCAACCCCATCCATTCTAATCTCGAGATACACCTTCCATGGGCTCAACGGCCTGTTCCCGACATATCAAGTTGAGACAAGGTGAATAGGATAgatcatgaaaaaaaagacatggTGTATTTATAAAATTAGACCGAAAAGGGTTCGTGGTCGCGATGGATCACCATGTTGACATGCGGTTGAGTACTATATACGCCGGTTGAAGAGAtagaaaaagacaaaaagaaatgggaCAAGCCAGGCTCGAACTGGCGACTTTACGATaacagagacagaagttgTTCTTCAGTCGTACACTCTCCCAGCTGAGTTATTATCCCATTTGATGAATTCCTGGGCTCTTTTACAAAATATGAAGGATAATTCTGTTTAGAAACCATCACATTTTAATACTCATCCCTTGAGCTTTCTATTTTGCGGTTTTTTAGTCTTCAATTTATTTTTCCCTCAGTAGAACATTGACCCTATAACTCCATGGACCGTCCTACTAAAATTCTGATTGAATAGTGATCATGATCAAATTGTATTCATTAACCTCCAGATGAAAATGCCAAAACACCATTCCCGATCTGCTAATTATCATACATGCCGAGCAAACATAGAGAGGATCGAATTCCAGTTCGTGCTGTCCTCCGCCCGGATTAAATAGATGAGGAGACAGAAGATGGGGGACGTGGGAGGAGACACGAGTGATTGGTATGTTCGTGGGTCGAGGGTCGAGGTCTAGTCGATAAGCGTGGAAGTGTGTTTTTCGGCCACTTTGGAGAGGGTCAGGTCGTGGCTAGGAGCCAACATTCAGTCTCGTCTCCTTCAGAGATGTGCACATGTCCCGCACGATTAATAGGAATTAATGAATCATCATAGGCCGTTGAATTGGGGAGCTTCCGAGCGCTTCCAGATGGTCGTGTCGGAGTTCAACAACAAGGAACAACAATGAGAGACCCCATGGGTGCAGGACTGTTTTAGGCTTTCTTGTCACCCTCAGTCTTTTTCTCAGCGGAAGTCtccttcttgttctcctTGTCCCCGTTCTTTGACTCGTCCTTAGAGTCATCCTTGTGCTCAGCATCGCCATTGTGTTCATCGTGCTTGATGTGCAAAGATTGGTGCTTGGACTTCAGACGCTGCTCCTCGGCAGCAACCATGTCCTTCCAAAGATCAGCCTGATCATGAGCCTCAGAGTGGACCGGGGCGGGCTCAGCAGCGTCCTCGGCCGGcgtcttcttgttcttcttggccgaCTCAAGGATACCACGGCCACGACGCTGGTCCGAGATCTCGAAAGCAGCGGAGGCGCAAAGGACCGCCAAAGTCAGACCCTGGGCGTAGACACGTGCCTGCACGATCTTTTGTTGCCCGGAAAGGTAAGGGTTGCGGCTGACGAGCACGAAGGAACCGACCATGGAGGCGACCCATGTGGCGCCGACAATCTTGTACTTTTCGCGGCGAGCGAAAGCGAGGGCGCGGTCGGTGAAGCTCATTCCGCGCATCTCCTCAGCATGTAGTCGGTCCTCACGGTTCTCGTACCACATCTTCGCCGCATTCTGCTGCTTCTCAAACTCCCGCGAGGCATGATCGGCAGCGATGATACCGACAAAGGTTCCCGATGATGTCACCAGGAAAGCCTTCATGGGGATGGTCAAATTGCGAATAGTGTGGTATCGACGAGAAGCGAGCATGACACCCGCAGAGCCGGCCATGAGACCGACAATGCCGCCGATGGTGCCGCCCTTGACGACATTGCTAGACAGACAGATACTATGTCAGAATGGCATGACACGGAAGGCGATTGGAGCAAGCCGGAGCTTTGTGGAGGGGGGTGTTGGATCTCGTACGGGTAGTGCgcgtcctcttcttccttggtgAGCAATTTCATGATGATGGTATGAGTGCGATTGTAATGGTGATATGTACTGTGCAAGGGTAGGTCCGATGAGGGAAAGGGTTGGGGTTATAAATCACAGTGAAGGTTCTGAGTGCCCGATCGATTacaaaaagcaaaggccGCCGGAAGAAATTCAGTATGACGTGAGCATGCGGGATCTGCTCCAAGTGACGGCACCTCCGGCGAACGGCGATGGATCGGCCGGGACTATTTCGGATTCGGCCAAGGCTCGGATTCGCGCTTTGGGGAGCGCAGCCTAGTCGAGCGCCGGAAATATCGGCGAGGAATGACGTCGCCTATTTTGTAGCACTAGACAGATATCTTTTCGATAAGAATAGACGATAGGAGGTAGACATGATAATACAAGCTTGAATTGACCATTCTTTGCCAGCGTTAACCTTATGGTAGAATGACTAATATGCACACGAACGTGACAGCTGAATGTTTCTCTCTTACGATCAATACCCCAAAAAGATGAAAGAACCCGATCCCTCCCGAACGCCGGACCATgtcaacaacaaaaaaagaaagtcaaATCAGTCAGGTGACGGCAAACCCCCAAGTTAGCCTGAAGACTTGAAACACCACCACAACTCAGTCCCAATTGCAAATACCCGGTGAAAAAGGCCTCTGAATTTACCGACGAGACGCCTTTTGCGCCGCGCTGTGGCGGGCTTGCATTTTGCGGAACCGATCCTCACCACTACTTCCCAACGGTCGCGCAAACTTGCTCTCTTGTACAGCGATCTGTCGGGGCACAATGGTGTAGGTCACATTGGTGCGGTCCACGCGGGCGCGATTggcaagacgaggaggaagctTCGCACGAGCACGAGCCTCGGCGGCCACAACCTCGGTGGGAAGCTGGGTGCGCTTGACCACCTTACTACAGAGACTGTTAGCAGGGAACACGAAGAAAGCACGAATGGGGATCTCCTAGACACATACGTGGGATCAAAGTCCACCTGCTGGTAGACGCGCTTGGAGTAGTCGTCGTTGCGCTGGAGGATTGGTCGCGTCCACTCCGCCAGCAGTTTCTCCGCCATATTCTTGATACGTCGCTCGGTGCGTCTGCTCTTGGTGTAGAAAACCATGACCTTACCAATGCCGCTCGCAATCAGGGCATCCTTCTGGATCGGAAGTTTGGTAAGAGCGGTCAACAGATCTCGCTGAATATTGTACGCGGGCATGGATCCGTCGTCTAGGGGCTCGAGGAAGAAGCGGACGGCCTCAAGAAGGTTGATCTCGGGGTCGACTAGACTGTTGATGTACTGATTGCGATTGAGAAGCATGATGACTTCGGGAAGAAGCTTGAGCTTGTGCATGGCAGGCTTGCCCTCTTGGCGGTTGATGGCGTCCATTTGTGCGGCATGGGTCATGCGCTTCCGCATATCTTCGATTTCGGCATCGGCCATGGCTTCGAGGTCCTGGTGGAGCAATATATTAGCCTGTGCAGACTCAAACTAGTTGATTGGGCCAAAGCATACAATTCCATCCTGCTTACGAGAACGTCTCTTGGTGGGCTTTCGAATGGCCTCGTCCATAGCACGGTCGAGGGCCCGGCGGCGTCCTGTAGTGGCTTGTTTTTAGCATCATATTGCCGATGGGGTTTGTGTAataatcaaaagaaaagaagcaacGACTTACGAGTCTCGGGATCCAAAGTTTCCTCATCGGTAGGAGGAGAagcatctttcttcttccgttCCTTGCGACGGGACGACCCctcatcacctccatcatcCTGGGCACGGcggctcttcttctcacgaCGGCCTTCCTTGCGGCGCGAGGAACGAGCCTCGCCCTCCTCGCTGCGCTTGCGCTTATGACGGCCGATGAGCTTCAGGTTTTCCTCGTCGATAGCGAGCTGAGGGCGATCGTCAACATCAACGGTTTCAGGGTTGAAGTCCTCAAACTGCGCCTCGTCAACCTCCGACAAGATGGATTCATCGTCCGAGATTCCTCCTTCGTCATCATTGTCATGGGTCTCAAGCGCATCATCGTTATCGCCGGCAGTTGTTGGCACTTTCTCGGGCTCGGGAGAGGCAGCAGCCGAGCCAGCGTGGTGCTCAGGTGAGGCGGACATGGTTTGGATGAGATAGGTCGGGGAGGGTCGAAAAGTGTGAAGAGAGGTGATTGTTTATGTCAATGTGGGGGAAAGTCgaaaaaaaggcaggagTGGGAGTGTTCGAATCTTTTGGCTAGCGAGTAGCAAGACCAGAACGCGGTTGATATCAAGTAATGGCTTCTGAGGCTCAGCAAAAGCCGAACCGCAAGTGGCGATCGGGCAGCAAAAAATACTCGATGCGCGAGCGGAGAATATTAGAGTtgtcaaagaaaaagtttCGAGAGTGGCAGTGAATGGGGATTTGGCGAAAGTGAGGGAGTGGATAGTGGGAGGTAGGTGTGAGCTTGGAGCGGACGATTAGTGAAGGCGAGAATGACTGGTCTGTGCTCCCGTGATTTCTTTGCTTGGTCAAGTCCGCCCAACTTCCGCGGCTTGATCCTCTGATAAGTTTCAATCTCGATTCGTTTCACTTGTCATCACTCACTCCAAACAAACTCGCTatctcttcgtcatcatGTTTGCTCCCGG
This genomic window from Penicillium oxalicum strain HP7-1 chromosome III, whole genome shotgun sequence contains:
- a CDS encoding Transcription factor iws1 is translated as MSASPEHHAGSAAASPEPEKVPTTAGDNDDALETHDNDDEGGISDDESILSEVDEAQFEDFNPETVDVDDRPQLAIDEENLKLIGRHKRKRSEEGEARSSRRKEGRREKKSRRAQDDGGDEGSSRRKERKKKDASPPTDEETLDPETRRRRALDRAMDEAIRKPTKRRSRKQDGIDLEAMADAEIEDMRKRMTHAAQMDAINRQEGKPAMHKLKLLPEVIMLLNRNQYINSLVDPEINLLEAVRFFLEPLDDGSMPAYNIQRDLLTALTKLPIQKDALIASGIGKVMVFYTKSRRTERRIKNMAEKLLAEWTRPILQRNDDYSKRVYQQVDFDPTKVVKRTQLPTEVVAAEARARAKLPPRLANRARVDRTNVTYTIVPRQIAVQESKFARPLGSSGEDRFRKMQARHSAAQKASRR